The genomic interval GCGATACTGATAGCACCGGACCCGACCGAGCGAAAGAGAGGAAGGGCGCACTTATGCAAACTTGCGTTTGCGTGCGTCAGGGGATACCCCTGAACCCCAGCGGGCTGTCGCCCGCGCCATGCTCCCGCATGGCTAGCAAGGGCGCGGCGATGGCGAGTTTCCATCTTGCGGTGAAGACGATAGGCCGTTCCGCCGGTCGCAGCGCGACGGCAGCGGCAGCCTATCGTGCGGGTGTAGAAATCACGGACGAGCGCACCGGCCTCGTCCACGATTACACCCGCAAGCAGGGCGTCGAACATAACGCCCTTGTCGTGCCCGCCGACGCCCCGGCGTGGGCCAGTGACCGGGCCGTGCTCTGGAACGCCGCCGAGCAGGCAGAGACGCGCAAGAACTCGACCGTCGCCCGCGAATATGAAATCGCACTGCCCGCCGAGTTGTCGGCCGAGGCGCGGCGCGAGCTTGCGCTGGGCCTCGCACGGGAGATCAGCGAGCGGCATGGGGTGGCGGTGGACGTGGCGATCCACGCACCAGGTCGCGAGGGCGACCATCGCAACCACCACGCCCATCTGCTGACGACGACGCGGCGGATCGGCCCGGAAGGGCTGGGCGCGAAGACCCGCGAACTGGACCAGAAGACGAGCGGGGAGATCGAGCGCTGGCGTGGCCGGTGGGCCGAGATGCAGAATGCGGCGCTGGAACGGGCGAACGTCCCGGAGCGGGTGGACCATCGCAGCCACCAGCGGCGCGGAATCGAGCAGGAGGCGACCGTGCATATGGGGCCGAGCGCGACGGCGATGGAACGCCGTGCCGAGCATCAGGCCATGCGGGAGGGGCGGGCCTATGAGCCGGTAACGATGGTGGGCCAGCACAACGCCGGCGTCATCGAGCAGCGGGGCCTGCGCCAGTATATCGAGCGGGGGACCGAGTGGCTGCGCGATGCAGGGCTGCGGATATCGGGCAGGCTGCATGCGTTCGCCGCCACCTTGAGCGGCGCGGTCGATCGCGATCGGCGCGATGCAGCCGAGGCGCAGCGTCAGGAGCGGCTTGTCGCCGAGCGCACCCGTGAGCAGGCACAGGAACGCCAGCAGGCGCAGGACCGTGAGAAGGTGGCGGAGAAGTTCAGGACCATTGCCGGGAAGCGCGAGGCGGGCGGCCATGGCTATGGCGACCATAATAGCGACTGGAAGGCGACCCCGGAGGCACTCCGCAAGGCGGTGGATGCCTATAACGGAGCGAACCAGCACACGAAGGATCTCTACATCGAGCGGATCCAGCGCGAACCCCAGATGGCGCGCGCGGTGGGCCAGTTGCTCCATGAGCGCGAGCTGGTCCTGCAACGTGATCGTGGCATGAGCCGATGAGGATGACGGAAAACCCTGAAATCGGGGTTTTCGTGCATATTCCCAATCCGGCAGGGTTTTTCGTGCAGCCAGATCGCGGCGGCGGCGCGGTCGTGAGTGTGCCGGTCAGCCATGCGCGGATTCATGTGTTTTTCGCCGCTCCAAACTTTCCCATTTCTCCATGTCCGCTGAAGCATTTTGGGAATCAGCAATCGGGAACAGATTTTGGGAAAGTGAAGCCCAGGTGCGGCCGTCAGCGCGATCGGCGTGGCCGGATTCCCATTACAGGTTCGTTTACGGGAACGCATAGGCAAGGTAAAACGATTGGCGCATGAGCGCGTCGCGACATTTTGTGGTGGAGGCTGTCTTGAAGCGTCTGGCCGTTTATTCCGCAGCTACAATCGCCGGCCTGATTACGGCCGCAGGGATGGCAGCTCCAACAGCGCCTTCCGGGGTCGCGGCCTTCATCCGGGATCACAAGCTGACGCGCTACACCGTCGCGTTGGCGGACCTGGACGGGGACAAGAAGCCGGAGGCGCTGATCTACGCAATGGCCACGTCTGAAGGCGGCGGCAAAGCCGACCTTTGCGGCAGCGGGGGATGCGACCTTTACGTCCTGGCCATGACGCCGACCGGCTACCGGGAAATCACCGATATCTCCGTCGCCCGCCCCCCCGTTCGCGTTCTGGCGACAACTACGCATGGGTGGCGTGATCTGGGAGTGATGGTCGCTGGTGGAGGCATCGTTCGCGGATATGAGGCGCGCTTGCGCTATGACGGGCATAGCTACCCGGATAATCCGACTGTTTCACCGGCTGTGAGGCTGCAAGCTATCGCCGGGAAACAGATCATAGGGCAGGATGCCGGTCAGATGACCGACACTTCCAGCACG from Sphingobium herbicidovorans carries:
- the mobQ gene encoding MobQ family relaxase, whose product is MASFHLAVKTIGRSAGRSATAAAAYRAGVEITDERTGLVHDYTRKQGVEHNALVVPADAPAWASDRAVLWNAAEQAETRKNSTVAREYEIALPAELSAEARRELALGLAREISERHGVAVDVAIHAPGREGDHRNHHAHLLTTTRRIGPEGLGAKTRELDQKTSGEIERWRGRWAEMQNAALERANVPERVDHRSHQRRGIEQEATVHMGPSATAMERRAEHQAMREGRAYEPVTMVGQHNAGVIEQRGLRQYIERGTEWLRDAGLRISGRLHAFAATLSGAVDRDRRDAAEAQRQERLVAERTREQAQERQQAQDREKVAEKFRTIAGKREAGGHGYGDHNSDWKATPEALRKAVDAYNGANQHTKDLYIERIQREPQMARAVGQLLHERELVLQRDRGMSR